The following coding sequences lie in one Lysobacter capsici genomic window:
- a CDS encoding DUF3016 domain-containing protein, whose amino-acid sequence MNLRTAFAIALSVAVLAAADVGAASRTVTDPAAPRSLPDQGPVSVRWEDPSNFTEIRQSRNRFDARRGNWVEQLAQHLRARAQKQLPAGQTLQVDITDIKRAGDYEPWHGPQFDDTRFIRDIYPPRIVLNFKRTDANGQTVEEGQRTLRDMSFLMGPRTGSDSDPLRYEKRLIDDWLYQEFKSPSA is encoded by the coding sequence ATGAACCTCCGGACCGCATTCGCCATCGCCCTGTCGGTCGCCGTGCTCGCGGCCGCGGACGTCGGCGCCGCTTCGCGCACCGTCACCGATCCCGCCGCGCCGCGCAGCCTGCCCGACCAGGGCCCGGTCAGCGTGCGCTGGGAAGATCCGTCGAACTTCACCGAGATCCGCCAAAGCCGCAACCGCTTCGACGCGCGCCGCGGCAACTGGGTCGAACAACTCGCCCAGCACCTGCGCGCCCGCGCGCAGAAGCAGCTGCCCGCGGGCCAGACCCTGCAGGTCGACATCACCGACATCAAGCGCGCCGGCGACTACGAGCCCTGGCACGGACCGCAGTTCGACGACACCCGTTTCATCCGCGACATCTACCCGCCGCGCATCGTCCTGAACTTCAAGCGCACCGACGCCAACGGCCAGACCGTCGAGGAAGGCCAGCGCACCCTGCGCGACATGAGCTTCCTGATGGGCCCGCGCACCGGCAGCGACAGCGATCCGTTGCGCTACGAAAAGCGCCTGATCGACGATTGGCTGTACCAGGAATTCAAGAGCCCCAGCGCGTAA
- a CDS encoding VOC family protein: protein MTTHSQLFVNLSVKSLPRAVEFYTQLGYSFNAKFTDENATCMILGENIFVMLLVEPFFQSFTKKTLVDASKQVESLIAVSLPGRAEVDALADKAAAAGATMHEPKDYGFMYQRSYDDLDGHTWEVFYMDPDADPSAAQQ, encoded by the coding sequence ATGACCACCCATTCGCAACTGTTCGTCAATCTGTCCGTCAAGAGCCTGCCGCGCGCGGTCGAGTTCTACACCCAGCTCGGTTACAGCTTCAATGCCAAGTTCACCGACGAAAATGCGACCTGCATGATCCTCGGCGAGAACATCTTCGTGATGCTGCTGGTCGAACCGTTCTTCCAGTCGTTCACCAAGAAGACCCTGGTCGACGCGAGCAAGCAGGTGGAATCGCTGATCGCGGTGAGCCTGCCCGGCCGCGCCGAGGTCGACGCGCTGGCCGACAAGGCCGCCGCGGCCGGCGCGACGATGCACGAGCCGAAGGACTACGGCTTCATGTACCAGCGCTCCTACGACGATCTGGACGGCCACACCTGGGAAGTGTTCTACATGGACCCGGACGCGGACCCGAGCGCGGCGCAGCAGTAA
- a CDS encoding excalibur calcium-binding domain-containing protein, translating into MTSVRIGWLALVALCCAPQAGAHGGGLNAEGCHHDRKRGGYHCHRGPAAGAASLMPEAAQRPRRPPSSQGFAPSALTAESGAAYYRNCSAARAAGAAPVRRGDPGYGPHLDRDGDGKGCE; encoded by the coding sequence ATGACATCGGTACGGATCGGCTGGCTCGCACTCGTCGCGCTGTGTTGCGCGCCCCAGGCCGGCGCGCACGGCGGCGGGCTCAATGCCGAAGGCTGCCATCACGACCGCAAGCGCGGCGGCTACCACTGCCATCGCGGCCCCGCCGCCGGTGCGGCGTCGCTGATGCCCGAGGCGGCGCAGCGCCCGCGGCGGCCACCGTCGTCGCAAGGCTTCGCACCGTCGGCGTTGACCGCCGAATCCGGCGCCGCCTACTACCGCAACTGCAGCGCGGCGCGCGCCGCCGGCGCGGCCCCGGTGCGGCGCGGCGACCCGGGCTATGGCCCGCATCTGGACCGCGACGGCGACGGCAAGGGCTGCGAATGA
- a CDS encoding ATP-grasp domain-containing protein — protein sequence MFEIAYVESRGNGPLGEEETRVVAELQRRGIALQFFTRKQIDRRSLPLNERCFVMGAMPAMLGAMKQLGIEVPPPNDYPQALRGLLRREVWQSTLGEVERRIWDDLQLPVFVKPAERIKTFTGRVFESNADLYFLGSASRRQKVWCSQVVMWRSEFRAYVIGAQVVALDPYDGDAQLAPCGRTIAEAVHAFRDSGQAPAAYAIDFGVLADGRTALIEVNDGYALGAYRIDAAPYTDVLLTRWAELLTRRRAAAPAG from the coding sequence ATGTTCGAGATCGCCTATGTCGAGAGCCGCGGCAACGGCCCCCTGGGCGAGGAGGAAACCCGCGTCGTCGCGGAACTGCAGCGTCGCGGCATCGCCCTGCAGTTCTTTACCCGCAAGCAGATCGACCGGCGCAGCCTGCCGTTGAATGAGCGCTGCTTCGTGATGGGTGCGATGCCGGCCATGCTCGGCGCCATGAAACAACTCGGCATCGAGGTGCCGCCGCCCAACGACTATCCGCAGGCGCTGCGCGGCCTGCTGCGCCGCGAGGTCTGGCAGTCCACCCTGGGCGAGGTCGAACGACGGATCTGGGACGACCTGCAGCTGCCGGTATTCGTCAAGCCGGCCGAGCGGATCAAGACCTTTACCGGTCGCGTGTTCGAGAGCAATGCCGATCTGTACTTCCTGGGTTCCGCGTCGCGCCGGCAGAAAGTGTGGTGCTCGCAAGTGGTGATGTGGCGTTCGGAGTTCCGCGCCTATGTGATCGGCGCGCAGGTGGTCGCGCTGGATCCCTACGACGGCGACGCGCAGCTCGCGCCCTGCGGTCGGACCATCGCCGAGGCGGTGCATGCCTTTCGCGACAGCGGTCAGGCGCCGGCGGCGTACGCGATCGATTTCGGCGTGCTGGCCGACGGCCGGACCGCCCTGATCGAAGTCAACGACGGCTATGCGCTCGGGGCCTATCGGATCGACGCGGCGCCGTATACCGATGTGTTGCTGACGCGGTGGGCCGAATTGCTGACCAGGCGGCGGGCGGCGGCGCCGGCCGGGTGA
- a CDS encoding PepSY domain-containing protein: MKPIMLALALAIGVSTAASAQEPQAQTSLTEHQIRTRLAEQGYTKVNDLDFDDGVWKADARSADGNRVQVLLDPRTGKVYANEQVTQLSERDVRAALSSAGYTDVHDVDYEQGVWNAKAEDTGGRDVKLKLDPRNGKIFGIEKN; the protein is encoded by the coding sequence ATGAAACCGATCATGCTGGCACTGGCGTTGGCCATCGGCGTTTCGACCGCCGCTTCGGCGCAGGAACCGCAGGCCCAGACATCGCTCACCGAGCACCAGATTCGCACCCGCCTGGCCGAACAGGGCTATACCAAGGTCAACGATCTCGACTTCGACGACGGCGTGTGGAAGGCCGATGCGCGCAGCGCCGACGGCAATCGCGTGCAGGTGCTGCTGGACCCGCGCACCGGCAAGGTCTACGCCAACGAACAAGTGACCCAGTTGAGCGAGCGCGACGTGCGCGCCGCGTTGTCGAGCGCCGGCTACACCGATGTCCACGATGTCGACTACGAGCAGGGCGTCTGGAACGCCAAGGCCGAGGACACCGGCGGCCGCGACGTCAAGCTCAAGCTCGACCCGCGCAACGGCAAGATCTTCGGTATCGAGAAGAACTGA